The genomic window CCTGGATGACCGTGCCGTCCATCACCGGGTCGGAGTAGGGCGGGCCGAGCTCGAGGACGTCGGCGCCGTTCTCGGCCAGTGCGACCGCGGCGTCGATGCTCGTGCGCAGGTCGGGGAAGCCGATCGGCAGGTAGCCGACGAACGCGCCGCGTCCTGCGGCATGAGCGGCGTCGATCGCCGCGGCGACGCGGGAGCTCATAGCTTGGTGCCCTCTCCCTTGGCGGCATCGTCGGACGGTGGGGTGGCGACCACACCGGCACCCCCGGCTGCCGCGGTCTCGGCCGCAGCGGCGTCGTACAGGTGGAAGTACCGCGCGGCGGTGTCCATGTCCTTGTCGCCGCGCCCGGAGAGGCACACCGCGAGGATCGCGTCGGGGCCGAGCTCGCGGCCGAGACGCATCGCGCCGGCGAGGGCGTGCGCCGACTCGATCGCCGGGATGATGCCCTCGGTCTCGGACAGCAGCCGCAGGGCCTGCATCGCCTCGTCGTCGGTCGCCGGGATGTACTCGGCGCGCCCGATCGAGGCGAGCCATGCGTGCTCGGGTCCGACACCCGGATAGTCGAGGCCCGCCGAGATCGAGTGCGACTCGACGGTCTGGCCGTCGTCGTCCTGCAGGACGAACGTCTTCGCGCCGTGCAGCACACCGGGACGACCGCGCTCGATCGATGCCGCGTGCCGCGGGGTGTCGACGCCGTCACCGGCCGCCTCGACGCCGTACAGCTTGACGTCGTCGTCGAGGAACGCATCGAACATGCCGATGGCGTTGGAGCCGCCGCCGACGCAGGCGATCACGGCATCCGGAAGCCGGCCGGCCTCTTCGAGCAGCTGCGCGCGCGCCTCTTCGGAGATGACCTTCTGGAAGTCGCGCACCATGGCGGGGAACGGGTGGGGGCCGGCCGCCGTGCCGAAGATGTAGTTGGTCGTCTCGACGCTCGCGACCCAGTCGCGGTAGGCGTCGTTGATGGCGTCCTTCAGCGTGCGAGAGCCGGTCTTCACCGGCACGACCTCGGCGCCCAGCAGCCGCATGCGCGCGACGTTGAGCGCCTGGCGCTCGGTGTCGACCTCGCCCATGTAGATCGTGCACTCGAAGCCGAAGAGCGCCGCTGCCGTCGCGGTGGCGACGCCGTGCTGGCCCGCCCCGGTCTCGGCGATCACGCGGGTCTTTCCGAGACGCTGCGTGAGCAGCGCCTGGCCCAGCACGTTGTTGATCTTGTGCGAGCCGGTGTGGTTGAGGTCCTCGCGCTTGAGGAACACGCGGGCGCCGCCGGCGTGCTCGGCGAACCGGGCGACCTCGGTGATCGGCGACGGCCGGCCGGCGTACGAGTGCAGCAGGCGGACGAACTCAGCCTGGAACGCGGGGTCCGCCTTGGCCGCCTCGTACTCGGCCGCCAACTCGTCGATGGCGGCGATCAGGGATTCGGGCATGTAGCGCCCGCCGAACTCGCCGAACAGCGGCCCGGGGGCCTCGCGAAGACTCACGACGTCGCCCTTCCTTCGCTCGTGGCATCGCCCGAGCCCGCCTCGAGGAAGGCGCGCAGAGTCGATACGGGGTCATTGGTGACGAGGGCTTCGCCGACGAGCACGACATCGGCGCCCGCGGCACGGTAGTGGGTCACATCCGCCGGGACGAGCACCGCGGACTCCGCGATGCGGACGACGCCGTCGGGGATGCGCTCCACCAGCCGCCCGAACAGGTCGCGGTCGAGCTCGAAGGTGGACAGGTCGCGCGCGTTGACGCCGACGAGCTGTGCGCCCAGCTCAGCGGCGCGGTCGACCTCCTCGGCGGAGTGCGTCTCGACCAGGGCCGTCATGCCCAGCTCGCGCGTGAGTGCGTGCAGGCGGGCGAGCACATCCTGCTCGAGCGCGGCGACGATGAGGAGCACGAGGTCGGCTCCGGCGGCGCGCGCCTCGAGGACCTGGTATTCGTTGGCGATGAAGTCCTTGCGGAGCACCGGCAGGGAGACCGCGGCCTTCACCGACTCGAGGTCGGCGAGGCTCCCCTTGAAGCGCCGCCCCTCGGTGAGCACGGAGATCGCCGCCGCACCGCCCTCTTCGTACCGGCGCGCCTGCAGAGCCGGATCGGGGATGGCTGCGAGGTCGCCGCGCGACGGGCTCGCGCGCTTGACCTCGGCGATGATCTTGACGCGGTCGGAGGGGGCGAGAGCGGCGAGGGCGTCGATCGCGGGACGCTGGGCCAGTGCTGCGGCCTCGACCGCGGTCAGGGGCCGCTCCGAGGCCCGAGCCTCGGCATCCTCCACCGCGCCGGCCGTCAGGTCGGCGAGCACGATCAGTGCTCTTTCGCCGCGTACTTCGAGCCGTTCACGCCGTAGCCGGCGCGCGACATCGCCCAGCCGACGATGGCGCCGATGACGAGGAGGGCGGCAGAGGCCCAGACGAGAGCGGGCATGTCGAGGAAGTAGAAGAGGGTGCCGAGAGCGACGGCCACGAGCATGATCACGACGGCCGTCCAGGCGGCGGGCGAGTGTCCGTGGCCGGGGTCGCCGATGTTGTTGCTCATGGGTATCTCCTCGTGAAGCCTGGGAAGCGCGGGCTGACGCCAGTCTAGCGGTCAGGCGGTCGGGTCCTCGCCACGCGACAGGTCGTCCCAGTCGTCGATGGCGCGGGATCCGGCGGCGTCGTGGGGGCGCGGGCCCTCGCCGCCACCCGTGCTCGAAGCCGCTCGCGCGACGGGGTTCGCGACCTCGTCCGTGCGGTAGCGCCGCCCGGTCCGCGACCAGCCGTGCGCGGTGACGAGCACGAACACTCCTGCGGCGATCAGCACCGCCCAGACCACGAGGGTCACCGCCGGCCACGCGGTCGCATCGATGGAGGCGACGAGCTTCGCGACGGACGACTCCCCCGCGATCCCCGTGGATTCGGTGACGACGGCGGCGACCGCGGAGACCGGATGCTCGAAGACGACGCGCGCGGTCTGCCAGGCGAGCACGCCCCCGATGACGACAGCCAGGGCGCCGAAGACATAGCGCAGGGCGAGCCCGGCGATCGAGAGGGCGGCGCCCAGCGCGAGGACGGCGAGGCTGAGCGGCGCCAGCACCGGCACGGCGGATGCGCCCGGCACCTCGAGCGCCTGCTGAGCGCCGTCCGAGAGCATGACCGTCAGCCACGTCTGGGTGGACGAGATGACGCCCAGCGCGCCGCACAGCACGGTGGCGGCGACGGCGAGCAGCCGCGCCCTGCGGATCACGCGACAGCCTCGGGACCGCGGACGGCCGCGAGGTCGTCGGCATCGAAGCACGTCCGGGTGCCGGTGTGGCACGCAGGGCCGACCTGCTCGACCTCGACGAGCACGGCGTCGCCGTCGCAGTCCAGCCGCGCCTCGCGCACGAGCTGGATGTGCCCGGACGTGTCGCCCTTGCGCCAGTACTCCTGGCGTGAGCGCGACCAGAAGGTGACGCGACCCTCGGTGAGCGTGCGGCGGAGGGCCTCGGCATCCATCCATCCGAGCATGAGCACCTCACGGGTGTCCCACTGCTGGATGATCGCCGCGACCAGGCCGTCGGCCGTGAACGTCACGCGTGCGATGCGTTCGTCGACTGTCTCGGTCACGACGCCACCTCTCGGACGGCGATGCCCTCGGCGGTCATCGCGGCCTTCACCTCGCCGACGGTCAGCTGGCCGGAATGGAAGACGGATGCCGCGAGCACGGCGTCGGCACCCGCGGCGATGGCCGGGCCGAAATGGGCGGCCGATCCCGCGCCGCCGGAGGCGATCACCGGCACGCTGGCGACCTCGCGCATGAGGGACACGAGTTCGAGGTCGAACCCCTGCTTCGTGCCGTCGGCGTCGATCGAGTTGACGAGCAGCTCCCCCGCGCCCCGCTCGACGGCCTCTCGGGCCCACTCCAGTGCGTCGAGCTCCGTCTCGGTGCGGCCGCCGTGCGTCGTGACGACGAAGCCGGACGGGATCCGGTCACGGAGCTCGCGCGAGGCGCGCTTGACGTCGAGCGAGAGCACGAGCACCTGCGCGCCGAAGCGGTCGGCGATCTCGTCGAGAAGGTCGGGGCGCGCGATCGCCGCGGAGTTCACGCCGATCTTGTCGGCGCCGACCGCGAGCAGTCGCGCGACGTCGTCGGCGGAGCGGACTCCCCCGCCGACGGTGAGGGGGATGAAGACCTCCTCGGCGGTGCGACGGACGACGTCGTAGGTGGTGGATCGCTCATCCACCGTCGCGGTCACATCGAGGAACGTGATCTCGTCGGCGCCCTGGAGGAAGTACGCGCGTGCGAGCTCGACGGGATCGCCCATGTCCCGGAGATTCTGGAAGTTGACGCCCTTGACGACCCGCCCCGCGGCGACGTCGAGGCACGGGATGACGCGGCAGACGAGACTCATCAGAGCCTCGCGTTGTGGATCGCGGTCACGAGGATGGCGCGGGCGCCGATCGCGTACAGCCCGTCCATCACCTGGTTGACGCCCTTGCGGGGCACCATCACCCTCACTGCGACCCACGCCGGGTCGCGCAGCGGCGAAATCGTCGGCGACTCGATGCCGGGCGCGATCTTCACCGCCGCGTCGACGAACTCCGCGGGCAGGTCGTAGTCGACCATGACGTAGCGCTGGGCCACCAGCACGCCGCGCAGCCGCCGCAGGAGTGTCGCGGTGCCGTCCGCCTCCGTCGGCGCGCCGATCAGCACGGCTTCGGATTTCAGGATGACCGGCCCGAAGACCGCGAGGCCCGCCTGACGGAGCGTCGTGCCCGTCTCCACGACGTCGGCGATCGCGTCCGCGACGCCCAGCTCGACGGCCGACTCCACCGCTCCATCGAGGGGCACGAGGTCGGCGGCGACGCCGTGCTCGTCGAGGAAGCTGTCGACCAGTCCCGGATACGAGGTCGCGATGCGCGCGCCCTCGAGGTCCGTCACCTCCGTGAAGCGCCCCGCGGGGGCGGCGAAGCGGAAGGTGGATGCCGCGAACCCGAGCTGCTCGATCTCGCGAGCGCCGGGCATCCGGGCGTCGAGCAGCAGGTCGCGGCCGGTGATCCCGACGTCGAGGGCGCCCGAGCCGACGTACGTGGCGATGTCCTTGGGACGGAGGTAGAAGAACTCGACCTCGTTCTGAGGGTCGATGACGTGGAGATCCTTGGGATCGCGACGCCCGGTGTAGCCCGCCTCGTGGAGCATCTCTGAGGCGGTCTCGGCGAGCGATCCCTTGTTCGGCACGGCGATTCGCAGCATGGCAGCGGGACTTTCGGGTTCGAGGACGGGAAGGGACGCGGGCTCAGAGATGTCGGTAGACATCCTCGAGGCTCAGCCCCTTCGCGAGCATCAGCACCTGCAGGTGGTACAGCAGCTGCGAGATCTCCTCGGCTGCGGCATCCGTCGACTCGTACTCGGCTGCCATCCAGACCTCGGCGGCCTCTTCCACGATCTTCTTGCCGATCGCGTGGACGCCCGCGTCCAGCTGCGCGACGGTGCCCGATCCCTCGGGGCGCTCAGCCGCTTTCGCGGCGAGCTCGGCGTACAGCGTGTCGAACGTCTTCACCATGCCAGGGTATCGAACCGGACGGATGCCGCGGCGCCGCGTGACGCGCCGGCCCTGAGATGCGACCCGTCGCGAGTTCCGCCTACGGGGTGGGGGCACCCATACCGGCCACCGACCGTTGTCGGCTCAGGGTCACCCCGTGGCCTTGGCGAACTCGGCCTCGACAGCATTCCGCAGCCAGCCGGCGGGTGGAAGATCGCCGTCGAGGACAACGTCGAGCGAGACTTTGTAGATGAGGCCGATGGTGTTGATCGGCCATTGCCGTCGCCCGATGTCGAGCATCGTGCTCCCTCGTCGGATATCGCGTTTGGCGCCTGTGAAGATCACCCACTTCGCAGTGGGCCGCTGGGTGAGGAGAACCTCGACGATGTATCCGTGGACCTGATCCATCGACTCCAACTGCGCGCGCGTGAAAGGGCCATCGGAGTCGGTGCCGCTGCCCGCGAGCGGTAGACCGGGGTGGAGCCACACGGGTAGCCAGTCCAACGTGTCCCACGCGGGCTCGGGGTGCTGGAGTTTGTCTACGAGCCACGTGCCGACGGCATCGAGACTCTCCGGCGACTTGTCCAGCGCGATCGACGCGCCGACGGATCGGCGGAACCGCTCCGCGGCGTTCGCGGCTTCCGCAAGGAAGCCCCGCTGATACGCCGCCCACGTGTCGGGGGAATCGAATGTCAATACACGCATGACTCACGGTACCCACCCGAAGTACGGGCCCTGGGGCCCGGATCTTGCCGCACTTCGTGGCGGAAGGTCGTGTGCTCAGTGGCGGTGCTGCGCGGCGGATGCGCGGAGCCCCGCGATCGCGGCATCCGGGTCGCCCGCGCCGAACACGGCTGAGCCGGCGACGAAGGTGTCGGCCCCCGCCTCGGCCGCCTGGGCGATGGTGCTCTCGCCGATGCCGCCGTCGACCTGGAGCCAGATGGACGACCCGCGACGCCGCGCCTCGTCGGCCAGGCGGCGGAGTTTGGGCATGGTCTCGGGCATGAACGACTGGCCGCCGAACCCGGGCTCCACGGTCATCACGAGGATCTGGTCGAAGTCGTCGAGCAGGTCGAAGAGACCGTCGACGGGGGTCGCCGGCTTGACCGCCACTCCGGCCCGCGCGCCGATCTCGCGGAGGCGGCGCGCGAGGGCGACCGGCTCCTTCGCGGCCTCGAGGTGGAAGGTGACCGATGCCGCCCCCAGTTCCGCGTAGCGGGGCGCCCAGCGGTCGGGGTTCGTGATCATGAGGTGCACGTCGAGGGGCACCGGGCTCGTGGCCTGGATGCGCTCGACCATCTGCGGCCCGAACGTCAGGTTGGGCACGAAGTGGTTGTCCATGACGTCGACGTGCACGAAGTCCGCCGTCGCGATGCGCGCGAGCTCCGTCTGCATGTTGACGAAGTCGGCGGCCAGGATGCTGGGATTGATGCGGATGCCGACCTGGCGGCCGTTCTCGTCGATCGGGGGCACGCGTCCATTATGGTCGACCCGTGGATCCCATCACCGCGCTGCTGCACGAGGTTCTCGAAGACATCCGACCGCTCCGCGACGGCGCCCCCGCGGGCTACATCCCCGAACTCGCCGCGGCAGATCCGGAGCGGCTGGCGCTCGCGGTCGTCGGTCCTCGCGGACGCGTGCGGGCGGTCGGCGACGTCACACACGAGTTCACGATCCAGTCGATCTCGAAGCCGTTCGTGCTCGCCCTCGCCCTGGCCGACCGCGGCCGCGAAGAGGTGCTGCGCAAAGTCGGTGCCGAGCCGAGCGGCGAGCCCTTCAACGCCATCAGCCTCGAACCCGACACCGGGCGGCCGGCCAATCCGATGGTCAACGCGGGGGCGATCGCGACCTCGTCCCTGATCCCCGGCGACGTCGTCGACGACCGCACGTCCCGCATCGTCGAGGGTCTTTCGGCCTTCGCGGGACGCTCACTGTGGGTGGACGAGCAGGTCTACGCCTCGGAGTCGGCGACCGGCGACCGCAACCGCGCGCTGGCACACCTCCTGCACTCGTACGGGATCGTCGACGGCTCGGTCGAGATCGCCGTCGAGACCTATTTCCGTCAGTGCTCGCTGCTTGTGACCGTTCGCGATCTCGCCGTGATGTCGGCGACCCTCGCCTTCGGCGGCCTCAATCCGGTCACCGGCGAGCGGGTCGTCGCCGAGGGCGTCGCCCGCGACGTGCTGTCGATCATGACGAGCTGCGGCATGTACGACTATTCCGGCGAATGGCTGCTCCGCGTCGGCCTGCCGGCGAAGAGCGGGGTCAGCGGCGGTCTTCTCGCCGTCGCGCCGTCGCAGTTCGGGGTCGCCGCATTCAGCCCCCGCCTCGACGAGCACGGCAACTCCGTACGCGGCATCGCTCTCCTCGAGACGCTCGGCGAGCGGTTCGGCATGCACATGCTCGAGCCGCACGAGAGCGTCGCGGTTCCGGCCTTCACCGTCGAGGACACGGACACGGGACGCGTGCTCCGCCTGGCGGGCGAGCTGGGTCTGGCGGGCACAGAGCGTGTCGTCGCCGTGCTGCGAGAGATCGCCGAAGCGCTGCCGGAGGGCGCTGAAGTCACGGTCGACGCCCGCGACCTGGGCCGCACGCACAGCGCGGCGCTCATCGCGCTGCGCACGGAGTTCGAGCAGATGCCCCACGGGATCCGCCTGCGCGAGTGAGGGTGTGCTGTGCCGGCTCAGACTCGGCGCAGCAGCGACACCGACATCGCGTCGGTGTTGTGACGGTGGGGCCAGAGCTGGGCGCGCCCGCTGCCGTCGGCCTGCGGCGGAAGCCCGGGGTCGGCATCCGCCAGCGC from Microbacterium sp. ProA8 includes these protein-coding regions:
- the trpB gene encoding tryptophan synthase subunit beta encodes the protein MSLREAPGPLFGEFGGRYMPESLIAAIDELAAEYEAAKADPAFQAEFVRLLHSYAGRPSPITEVARFAEHAGGARVFLKREDLNHTGSHKINNVLGQALLTQRLGKTRVIAETGAGQHGVATATAAALFGFECTIYMGEVDTERQALNVARMRLLGAEVVPVKTGSRTLKDAINDAYRDWVASVETTNYIFGTAAGPHPFPAMVRDFQKVISEEARAQLLEEAGRLPDAVIACVGGGSNAIGMFDAFLDDDVKLYGVEAAGDGVDTPRHAASIERGRPGVLHGAKTFVLQDDDGQTVESHSISAGLDYPGVGPEHAWLASIGRAEYIPATDDEAMQALRLLSETEGIIPAIESAHALAGAMRLGRELGPDAILAVCLSGRGDKDMDTAARYFHLYDAAAAETAAAGGAGVVATPPSDDAAKGEGTKL
- the trpC gene encoding indole-3-glycerol phosphate synthase TrpC — encoded protein: MLADLTAGAVEDAEARASERPLTAVEAAALAQRPAIDALAALAPSDRVKIIAEVKRASPSRGDLAAIPDPALQARRYEEGGAAAISVLTEGRRFKGSLADLESVKAAVSLPVLRKDFIANEYQVLEARAAGADLVLLIVAALEQDVLARLHALTRELGMTALVETHSAEEVDRAAELGAQLVGVNARDLSTFELDRDLFGRLVERIPDGVVRIAESAVLVPADVTHYRAAGADVVLVGEALVTNDPVSTLRAFLEAGSGDATSEGRATS
- a CDS encoding DUF6704 family protein is translated as MSNNIGDPGHGHSPAAWTAVVIMLVAVALGTLFYFLDMPALVWASAALLVIGAIVGWAMSRAGYGVNGSKYAAKEH
- a CDS encoding Trp biosynthesis-associated membrane protein, whose amino-acid sequence is MIRRARLLAVAATVLCGALGVISSTQTWLTVMLSDGAQQALEVPGASAVPVLAPLSLAVLALGAALSIAGLALRYVFGALAVVIGGVLAWQTARVVFEHPVSAVAAVVTESTGIAGESSVAKLVASIDATAWPAVTLVVWAVLIAAGVFVLVTAHGWSRTGRRYRTDEVANPVARAASSTGGGEGPRPHDAAGSRAIDDWDDLSRGEDPTA
- the hisI gene encoding phosphoribosyl-AMP cyclohydrolase; the protein is MTETVDERIARVTFTADGLVAAIIQQWDTREVLMLGWMDAEALRRTLTEGRVTFWSRSRQEYWRKGDTSGHIQLVREARLDCDGDAVLVEVEQVGPACHTGTRTCFDADDLAAVRGPEAVA
- the hisF gene encoding imidazole glycerol phosphate synthase subunit HisF, producing MSLVCRVIPCLDVAAGRVVKGVNFQNLRDMGDPVELARAYFLQGADEITFLDVTATVDERSTTYDVVRRTAEEVFIPLTVGGGVRSADDVARLLAVGADKIGVNSAAIARPDLLDEIADRFGAQVLVLSLDVKRASRELRDRIPSGFVVTTHGGRTETELDALEWAREAVERGAGELLVNSIDADGTKQGFDLELVSLMREVASVPVIASGGAGSAAHFGPAIAAGADAVLAASVFHSGQLTVGEVKAAMTAEGIAVREVAS
- the hisG gene encoding ATP phosphoribosyltransferase translates to MLRIAVPNKGSLAETASEMLHEAGYTGRRDPKDLHVIDPQNEVEFFYLRPKDIATYVGSGALDVGITGRDLLLDARMPGAREIEQLGFAASTFRFAAPAGRFTEVTDLEGARIATSYPGLVDSFLDEHGVAADLVPLDGAVESAVELGVADAIADVVETGTTLRQAGLAVFGPVILKSEAVLIGAPTEADGTATLLRRLRGVLVAQRYVMVDYDLPAEFVDAAVKIAPGIESPTISPLRDPAWVAVRVMVPRKGVNQVMDGLYAIGARAILVTAIHNARL
- a CDS encoding phosphoribosyl-ATP diphosphatase; translated protein: MKTFDTLYAELAAKAAERPEGSGTVAQLDAGVHAIGKKIVEEAAEVWMAAEYESTDAAAEEISQLLYHLQVLMLAKGLSLEDVYRHL
- the rpe gene encoding ribulose-phosphate 3-epimerase, whose translation is MPPIDENGRQVGIRINPSILAADFVNMQTELARIATADFVHVDVMDNHFVPNLTFGPQMVERIQATSPVPLDVHLMITNPDRWAPRYAELGAASVTFHLEAAKEPVALARRLREIGARAGVAVKPATPVDGLFDLLDDFDQILVMTVEPGFGGQSFMPETMPKLRRLADEARRRGSSIWLQVDGGIGESTIAQAAEAGADTFVAGSAVFGAGDPDAAIAGLRASAAQHRH
- the glsA gene encoding glutaminase A, with product MDPITALLHEVLEDIRPLRDGAPAGYIPELAAADPERLALAVVGPRGRVRAVGDVTHEFTIQSISKPFVLALALADRGREEVLRKVGAEPSGEPFNAISLEPDTGRPANPMVNAGAIATSSLIPGDVVDDRTSRIVEGLSAFAGRSLWVDEQVYASESATGDRNRALAHLLHSYGIVDGSVEIAVETYFRQCSLLVTVRDLAVMSATLAFGGLNPVTGERVVAEGVARDVLSIMTSCGMYDYSGEWLLRVGLPAKSGVSGGLLAVAPSQFGVAAFSPRLDEHGNSVRGIALLETLGERFGMHMLEPHESVAVPAFTVEDTDTGRVLRLAGELGLAGTERVVAVLREIAEALPEGAEVTVDARDLGRTHSAALIALRTEFEQMPHGIRLRE